Below is a genomic region from Lates calcarifer isolate ASB-BC8 unplaced genomic scaffold, TLL_Latcal_v3 _unitig_5221_quiver_1576, whole genome shotgun sequence.
GCTGCTACCTCCTCTCTGGTACGGAAAGGCAGGGCTCTTCTTACCCTGTGTGGTGGAGACAGGTCGGTGGAGGTGGAGTCATGTGACCGAGCAGAGGAGGTCGTCCAGTAAAGAAGAAGGATCAGTGAAGCCAACAGCATGGAGGTAGACCACCGTGGAGACGCCATGACTGCAACACAGATAACATAACATGGGATATTCATTAAGATTTACATCATGTCCTTTAATGGATGTGTAAAATGTTGTCACTAAATGAAATCCAGGCTTTTGTAAAATTGTTCCATATCAATATTCTTGTCTGGTGAAATGGTTACATTAAAGTTACCTCCTCTGAGAAAAGTTTGTTTAAGGCCATGTAACTTACATAATTTACTATATACATAACTGTGTACCCAGACAGTTTGTTAAAGTTACTCAGTCTTTAAAAGGAGGAAATGGACAGGTCTTATTTAGATGAATATATTAAAACATCATCTGCATATAGTCAGACTTTGAACTCTTGCTTCCTGATCTCACTTCTGTGTTtgagctgaaagcagcagcaaaacactCAATGgccagagaaaaaaaggaacaaagaatGGTCAGTCCCTCATTATTACTTCCAGGGTTACATATCTATGGCTTATTCAACATGTGACCAAGGATTGCCACATCATTTTAACTACATCTCTCCCTAACCTGAGTTAAGAGTTACATCTGCTGCAGTGATAAACCTCGACCTATGTACATTATCTGTATGTAACTATGTATAACTGTACAATCCCtgttagataaataaaaaaactcagACCTGAGAAGAGGCTTGGAGAGCTGGATACTGGTCCAGAAAGGTGTGGCTGGTGGAGCTGATCGACAGGTAGTCTGGATGGTTGTTGAATGATGGTCTGTGACCACAGTCTGGAGGCTGTTGATCTCTGAGCTCCACACAGCACAACCAATCATTCTTATCGGAGGCTGACTGACCACACCTTCCCTTCAACCACATGATTCTCATCCACTTTGGAgtaggtggagctggaggcacAGAGGTTTACCCTAtatagagacagacacacacaagtcatTAATGATTCAATGATAATTActatttcttcatttcagtgTTCTGCAGAAGAGAATGTAAACACCAGGTTTTGAGGACACTGAtctgaaaaacagtcaaacagagtttgaacagagacagaaaaatgctgACCTGcaggtttttctctgtttaaaaagCCAAAGTCCTGTTGGTGGTCCACAGCATCACAGTCTTTGTTTAACAAGCAAATATTACAGATTATTTTTGATGAAATCTTTCacttgaatgtgtgtatgaaaaGAATCCATACATTTAGTCTTCTTGCCAATGAACTGCTTTAAAGCTTTTGACCTGAAATTCACTTCAATATTTCTCATTCAGAACACTTCTGTTCATGTTACTATGCTTTTATGTAATCTAAAACAAAGAGTGAAGCTTTTTACTGAAAAATGCAATGATATCTGAGTAGTAGTGGCAGATGTGGAGttagaaatacctgcagaatgaggaaagagagagaaaacattaagTAAGTGACTTGCAGTCATGTGATATAAATGCttggtgcatcatgggaaatcccaCAGCAGTACATTAGCCTTAACTGTAAGctttattaaagaggaacatTTTGAACCAAACCTTAAATGTAGAGACAGACGTGCAATTAGAAACCACAGTGATGTATTTGGATAATCTGATGTTGACTGAgctctttaaaatgtgatggTGTCTGACCATTAAGAGATTTTACATGGAGCCCAAGTAGAGAAGCACAGGAGAATCTCTTCTACTTCCTATCAGCAGTTatactgcagtgttttggatCATCTCTTTGAGACTGGACACAATCCTCACATGCTAATAAGGATCATATGCCGTCTGAGCTGTGCCCGTCCTTCCCTTCTCTTCCACTATGGTTTCTGATGTGCGACAAAGGACTGATCACAGGAAATCAactggagaggaaaacagatcTTTTTAATGATCTGTTGAAGGCATCTGGTTCAATCAATCACTGTCACTACAAATATTACACAGTAGATGGTTTCAGAGTCACCTCTCTGGGAAACAGCAGTgtgttaaaatggaaaaatgggCACAAACCTTTTCATACAAACTGTGTTACTGACCTTGATTTAAATTTCTCTTATAAACACATAATTTTATAGTGACAGTTTCTCAAATGATGACAATTTTATTGTGTACATTCACTGCATTGTTGCAAGTTGCTGTTGTGAAGCAATTTAGGACTTGTCTTTAAAAAGTTTGATGGAAATAAACTTCAGTTTTGAGGACACTGATCTGAAAAGCAGTCAAACACAGAgtttgaacagagacagagaaatgctGACCTGcaggtttttctctgtttaaaaagCCAAAGTCCTGTTGGTGGTCCACAGCATCACAGTTCTTGTTTAACAAGCAAATATATACTGCGTTAAATCACCTTAATTCACTTCAGTGTTTCTCATTCAGAACAGTTCTGTCAATACAGAAATGTACCATTTATCTAACCTTAATTCATTTTAAGTCATTTAGAAACAGATCTAATGTTTTCagagatgtgtgttttcagtgctgaTTATGGTTTTTCTTCATAAAGCACAAGTCTTTTGCCTTTTACTAAATACTTCCATGGAGAGGAGCACCAGTGAGTTTAAACTATTTTTGGCTGGTGATTTAAAGCAGTTCACTGGCTAAAGAACCAAATGTATGGATACTGTTCATACATACATTCAAGTGAAACATTTCATCAGGAATAATCTGTAATATTTGCTTGTTAAACAAAGACTGTGATGCTGTGGACCACCAACAGGACTTTGGctttttaaacagagaaaaacctgCAGGTcagcatttttctgtctctgttcaaactctgtttgactgtttttcagaTCAGTGTCCTCAAAACCTGGTGTTTACATTCTCTTATGCagaacactgaaatgaaaaagaaatagtAATTATCATTGAATCATTAatgacttgtgtgtgtctgtctctataTAAGGTAAACCTCTgtgcctccagctccacctgctccaaAGTGGATGAGAATCATGTGGTTGAAGGGAAGGTGTGGTCAGTCAGCCTCCTATAAGAATGACTGGTTGTGCTGTGTGGAGCTCAGAGATCAACAGCCTCCAGACTGTGGTCACAGACCATCATTCAACAACCATCCAGACTACCTGCTGATCAGCTCCACCAGCCACACCTTTCTGGACCAGTATCCAGCTCTCCAAGCCTCTTCCCAGGTACATAGATACGTAACCCTGGAAATGTAAATCTTAATGAATATCCCATGTTATGTTATCTGTGTTGCAGTCATGGCGTCTCCACGGTGGTCTACCTCCATGCTGTTGGCTTCACTGATCCTTCTTCTTTACTGGACGACCTCCTCTGCTCGGTCACATGACTCCACCTCCACTGACCTGTCTCCACCACACAGGGTAAGAAGAGCCCTGCCTTTCCGTACCAGAGAGGAGGTAGCAGCATCTATGCAGACTGCAAAAGATGTTCTGAATTTCATCAACGACAGgattggaaagaaaaacattgaaacGTTGTCAAGTGTGTTGAAGGGGATCTCCAATATCGCCAGCATGGCACCCGTCATCGGAGGTCTGGTATCATCCATTGTCAATGTGGTTTTGGCCTTTGTCCCTCAAGAAAACCCTCTGAAGGAGCTGAGAGAAGGGTTTGCTGAGGTGAACAGGAAACTggactctctctccctccagatCTCCAACCTGGCAACAGATGTAGAATGGTTCAACTACGCCAGCGTCTATTCTCAAGACGAGGTCCGCATCCTCAACGCCTGGAAGAAGTTTGACGAGTTCCGTGAGAACAGTGGGTTGGTAAACACTGCTGAAGACAGACTCCGACTGGCAGAGATATTCACCAACTACTATGAGAACACAGCAGTTGAGGGCCAGTGTAGCCAACCTCTACCATTACCTGACAGTCAGCAGCACGTCTCTGAGTGGAAACCTCAACAACCTGCTGAAGAAGAAGTTTAAATGTAGTATTAGAGAGATCGgtaaatataacatatattttaGCAGCTTGCTGTGGAGGGGGATGGTACTCAACCAACTCTACTGGAATCTCGTCGGTTTTAACCCATCAGGCAAAGAAGCTGAACAAATCCAGATGTTCAAGAATGTCTCTGAAGCTCAGATATCAGCTGTGAAGTTCTGCCGCAACAATTATACACAGTACATGGAGAAGGATGTGGAGGAGATCAGCAAAGCAATGAATCCTGATAACAAACAAGCCATTGCTTATCAGGTGAAAAAGGCTCTAGATGAGAAGTACAACTGGTATAACTGGGTGGTGCTGGTGTACAACACCGATCAGGTTGGCTATCACATCTTTTATAATATGAAGGAGCTCCCCGCGGGTAAGATCACTGTGGCTGTGGGCTACActcagaaaacagaggaagaaagaaaagtacaaGTTTGGAATCAGTTGAATTCTTGTTACTCAGAGATGTGGCAAAGTTATTCTGTTAACCACCCTCTAAGTGAGAGGATGGGGTGTGTTTATATCAAAGAGCAAGTACCACAATGCAGTCGAGAGGTTGCTGGTGTTCCTGTAAGAGAGTTTCTTAAAATAATTGCACAGCAGCTATAAAGAGGACTTTGGTAAAGCTCCAGAAGCTCTGCAGACTTTCGACTGTAAGTCGCAAGGCTTCGCATACAGGTTCTTTGTGCATTACTCCCAAACCTTACCCGTCTGTGACCCTGATCCCTGTCAGAATGGAGGAAAGTGTGAGAGGCTGCTGGACTCCAATGATTGGCTGTGTGAGTGCCCAGATGGTTACTATGGAGACACATGTGAAAAGGAGTCTACGATTAGCGCGGCTTCAGAGACTGATTTACAACATCCTGTGCCTGACATCAGCACCATTGACATCAAACTGGACAAGATGGATtccaaactgaaaaacatggaGTCCAAACTGGAGGAGATTCTCAACAAACTTGGTTAGACATCTCCCAGTCAAAAGGCAAATTTCTGCAGGAACAACAACATAACGCACACTCCAGAAACTAACCACCTATCAAGTGACTGAGGAGAGGATCAACAAGATAGATGTGGAGTCACAGAAATTTAGAATCAAacttaaaataattaaagtaaattaacaatcaaagaaatactcaaaaaatCACTTATCAATCACACATCCAGGACAGTTTGATCTGATCAGAGTTTTGTTCTTTAACTTCATTCAATCTGAATCAAAAAGACTGACCCCCCAAGGACTgacccatcatcatcatcatcatcatcatcatcatcatcatcatctctatGTGCTTCACTTCTTTGCTCTTGTCTGTGATTGTAAAAGAAGCAGATGTCATGTTATTAAAAATCATCTCTAGCTTAGTTTGAGTTTGATTCAAAAACATGCAAACGAAAAAATACAGAGGCCCTGAAAGGCAagtgagatttttaaaaatgattattttttggTGGGGGCCAAGATAATTTTTCTAAGTCGGCCATCAAGACCACCAAGACAAATCCTGGTGGACCATAGGTAAGTGTTAACCGCCCCCGTCTCCGGGCACATTTTTGCCGTCAGGCTTTCTTTCAGAAAGatctaaaatacaaataattaaaatacttaaaaataatAAGTTAACAGGATTCAAACCCCAGTCTCCTGGGGTGACGTCCTGTGtttgatccatccatccaccttgACCTGTTGAAGCTGTCATTCTTTATATGACCTCATCCAACTTCCTAAAGCCTCTGTAACACACAACCTTCActcagtaaaacacattttccagcCAAAAGAAAGACATGATAGTTATGTTACGTAACATGCTTACACACAATACATagactctgtgtttttttagaGTTCATgggagacatttaaaaaatcaccCATTTAGACTGGGACGTGGTGCATTGCAGCCTCTTTGTGGCCAAGATCAGTATTACACtaacaaaatgtataaaaatcctgacaacattttcttttatttgactCTCCAGGacagccaggtgtgtgtgtgtgtgtgtgtgtgtgtggaggagggcggggtgggggtgggtggcTGTTTTctgggatctgattggctgaagccACAGGTTTTTGAAAGGCcagcctcctgcagctgcagctggcCTTCCTACTTTAAACAGTTCTGAGACTTTGTCACGGGGTTTTACCTGTTTTGATCTGGAGAACAGGTAAgaacttgtttttctgtttacatcaGTTTTGGTTGAGTAGAGTGAGGTTGGACTCCCTggggctgctgctctgtcactgaGCCCAGCTGCAGTTTAACAAGTTAAAGTTAAGTCAAAACCTCTGAACAGCACCCTCTACAGGATACAGCAGCTGGTTCAGACTAAACCACAGACTCTGAGGACGCAGCAGAGGTCATGTGACTTTGACCCAGACAACAGGtttaaactgcagctcagaTAACGACAGAGCAACAGCACAACAAATCAGTTTGATTACTTTGATGGAATCAGCCTGAAAGTAAAACTGCTCATTATCACTTCATTtaggttttcattttttcattcactctAAAAAAATTGAAAGGGCAGTTTAAGGACCTGAAGCAGaggtagcagcagcagtaacagtagtagcagaagtagtagtagcagcagtagtactagtagtagcagtagtagtagtagtagtagtagcagtagcagtagtagtagtagcagtagtagcagtagtagtagtagcagtagtagcagtattagtagcagtagtagtattagtagcagtattagtagtagtagtagtagcagtagcagtagcagtagtagtagcagtagcagtagtagtagtagcagtagtagcagtagcagtagtagtattagtagcagtattagtagtagtagtagcagtattagtagtggtagtagcagtattagtagcagtagcagtagtagcagtagtagtagtagtagtagcagtagcagtagtagtagcagtagcagtagcagtagtagtagtagcagtattaGTAGCAGTattagtagcagtagcagtagtagcagtagtagtagtagtagtagtagcagtagcagtagtagtagtagcagtagtaacagtagtagcagtagcagtagtagtagtagtagcagtattaGTAGCAGTAgaagtagtagcagtagtagcagtagcagtagtagtagtagtagcagtattagtagcagtagcagtagtagcagtagtagcagtagcagtagtagcagtagtagcaatAGCAGCCGTTCTCCTCCATGTGAAGCTGCAGATTAATCATTATCCTCCTTATAATGATACAACAACATTACAGTGCCTGTTTAAAGATGGAGGCAGCTGCTCAGCTGCTCAGCAGCTTTCTAGTGTCCTTTCATTACTGGATGTTCTTTATCagactgaatgtgaatgtgcagGTGTACTGGACCTTTGTCTTTGGTCTGCAGCTCTAACTCTGTGAAGGCTGCTGTCTGGTCTCTGGGTCGCAGCCAAAGACCCAACTCTGGTCACCGGTGATGACCCTGACATGAAGGGTGGGTCGTCCTGGGCCTGTTGATGGAGATCAtcacaaacagagacactgtgctgtgttaGGAGCCTGACACCTACAGTTATAcagattactgattactgatcaCCTTTGCACCAGTAACAGACAGAGATATCATGTTTTCAGGAGgtctgtctgtcctgttctCATGGACAAAATATCTCAGTAACATCTTGAGAGAATTTCCTATAATTTGacacaaacgttcacttggtCTCAGAGATGAACGGATTAGATTTTGGTCAAAGGTGGAAGGTCATAACTAATGTACTGATTATGACTAATTTCTGCCAGAAGCCTAAGAGGTTAAAGTTATGAAGTGATGATATTTtctatccaaaaggtcaaaggttagcttcagtgtgacatcataacatttctgtccattattcaacaccatacctcaggaacagaaggggagactgtgaccatatttcctgaaACTTGACTGGTTTATGGAGGCGTATCACCCACCAGACCCTGATTCTGATTCTCTTTGTCCTGTTGAACTAAGTGCAGGTTCAGACTCTGTCGACATTAGTGTGTATACTCAGTGTataagagagagaagaagggaggtAAACCACCGTCTCATGGCTACAATTCACATCTGCCATCTTCTGCACGTGGTGTTTTCTAACAGGTAAAGACGAGGTGGTTCAGACCTTTGAACAgagtctctttgtggttttggtctGTTCAGATAAGTCATCTAAGCAGTCGTCTTTCTGTCCTTTCTCCATATAAGGTAAACCTCTgtgcctccagctccacctgctccaaAGTGGATGAGAATCATGTGGTTGAAGGGAAGGTGTGGTCAGTCAGCCTCCGATAAGAATGACTGGTTGTGCTGTGTGGAGCTCAGAGATCAACAGCCTTCAGACTGTGGTCACAGACCATCATTCAACAACCATCCAGACTACCTGCTGATCAGCTCCACCAGCCACACCTTTCTGGACCAGTATCCAGCTCTCCAAGCCTCTTCTCAGGTCTgagtctttttatttatctaacaGGGATCGTACAGTCAAACGTAGTTACATACAGATAATGTACAGAGGTCCAGGTTTATGATACCTTCAGTATCACTGTTTTTTCAAACCTGCTCTATAGAAAATCAATAGGCTGCAGTACAATCTGTTAATGGTTCAGTCAAACTGAGAATATGTTTGTCTTACATCCTACAAAGGTTGTTAAGGCTgtgaataataattttaaacatGTGAGAATCCAAACATATTTTACAGGCCTAATTTTTGGGACCTGAACATTAAAGATTCAAACTCTGATAAAAACCTGAGACAGTGCTGAAATCACTTTCCTGGATTCTGTCTGGTTTGACATAGAATGACCTCATTGTTTCACTTGTGTAGTGGAAACTTCAGGTTTTTTGATTCTGGTTTTCCATGACTGAGTCTTTGACTGACAAACATGACTGACCACAGGTTGTTCTTCTTTTACCACTGTTGCCCCTCTGTTCATGACTCTTTTGTTCTGAGATCTgggaaaatattaaatactgtTGAATGAGAACTTGATATAAAAATGCTACATTTCACTGGTCTCTGATCCTTTAAGGTTTGTTTGCATAAGACAGAAACTAAAACCTGATCtttgtttgatcattttaaatcaaTAGAATATTAATGTTGGTTATAGTTAGAGAAACATTTGTCATCACCTGCTTCATACAGTCAGTTTACAGAGAAAAGATGTAACACACCAGTGAAGTCAGTATAATGAGGCTGTGATGTTATTAACCTGTCCAGGCTCTGTCCACAGTCATGAACTGTGTCATTACTTCACAGTGTTCATCcaatgatgtgaaaatgttccatatttaaatgttaatgtttttctcacaaaaatattttccacaGTTGTTTCTACAACACATCAATTAAACTTTGttctgaaaatgttgttttgataaAGTTCAAAAATCTTTTCTAACCAAATATTACCAAAGATTATTGATGATGTTCAGGTTAgtttctccctcccctccctctccccatctctctctctaaattaTAGGTGAGGTATGGGAAGGCTcagacaataaaaacacttgAATGGCCATGGTTCAGTTGATAAAGGGACAAATGTTCCTGCAGGTCTGTGATGGGATGTGAACTCTGGTCTCTGGTATGAAGGTCAGACATACACATCCATCAAAGGACATGATGAACTTAATGAACTGTCCAATGTGGGCTTCATTAGCAGGATACTGAGCTGGTTTTATGGCCCAGTTTCACAAATTTGCCCTGGACAGAATCACAGTCTGTGCACCAAACAAAACTCTCAGTTTGAATAAGGAAAACTTCTAGAAAACAGCAGGTTGTGAAGGGAGGGTGAGTTACTCTTCAATGTACAGCATTAAGGAAAATATCCCATGTTATGTTATCTGTGTTGCAGTCATGGCGTCTCCACGGTGGTCTAACTCCATGCTGTTGGCTTCACTGATCCTTCTTCTTTACTGGACGACCTCCTCTGCTCGGTCACATGACTCCACCTCCACCGACCTCTCAGCCCTCGACAGGTTCAAGAGAATCCTGCCCGAAGAcaccaaagacaaaacagaaaaagtccTAAATGTTGTAAAAGAGTCTCTAAGTGTAATGAAAGATGTGGTGGATTACATTGGAACTGACAATATAGCAGGTGTGTTGAAGGGGATCTCTGGCTTTGCCAGCTTGGCGCCTGGCATCGGAACTCTGGTCTCTTCAATCATTGTCTTGGTCTTGGTTTTTATTCCTCAGCGTGACCCGTTGAGTGAAGGGTTTGCTGAGGTGAACAGGAAACTGGACCTTCTTTCCATCCAGATCTCCAACCTGGCAACAGATGTAGAATGATTCAGCTACACCAGCGTCTATTCTCAAGATGAGGTCCGCATCCTCAACGCCTGGAAGAAGTTAACAGAGTTCCGTGAAAACAGTGGGTTGGTAAaaactgctgaagacagacTCCGACTGGCAGAGATATTCACCAACTACTATGAGAACACAGCAGTTGAGGCCAGTGTGGCCAACCTCTACCATTACCTGACAGTCAGCAGCACGTCTCTGAGTGGAAACCTCAACGACCTTAAATGTAGTATTAGAGAGATCAgtaaatataacatatattttaGCAGCTTGCTGTGGAGGGGGATGGTACTCAACCAGCTCTACTGGAATCTGATTGGTTTTAACCCATCAGGCAAAGAAGCTGAACAAACCCAGATGTTGAAGAATGTCTCTGAAGCTCAGATATCAGCTGTGAAGTTCTGCCTGGACAACTACAAGAAGTACATGGAGAAGGACGTGGAGGAGATCAGCAAAGCAATGAATCCTGACGACAAAACCGCCATCGCCGATCAGGTGAAAAAGGCTCTGGACAAGAAGTACAACTGATATAACTGGGTGGTGCTGGTGCACAACACATGCAAGGATAAAAAGCATATCTTTTATAATATGAAGGAGCTCCCTGTTGGTAAAATCACTGTGGCTGTGGGCTACACTcagaaaacaaaggaagaaaaaaaaagaagaagtaatAAAAGAGTTGAACTTGTGTTACAAGCAAccacaaagacaacaaatagGCAAAAAACTAGTCGAGCAGGTGGTCGAGACACCGTGTGATAATATCGCACAGGAAATACCACAATGTAGTCGAAAGGTTGCTGACGCTCCTGTGAGCCAGTTTGTTAAAGTGATGCATGCCAGCTATAAAGAGAAAATTGCTAAAGTCCCAGATGCCCTGCAGTCTTCCATTTGTCTTTCTAGCAACTTTATATCAAAGACAGGTGAGATCCACATCTATTACTCCAGAACCTTACCCCTCTGCGCTACTAATCCCTGTAAGAACAAAGGAAAGTGTGAGAGGCTGCTGGACTCCAATGAATGGCTGTGTAACTGCCCAGATGGTTTCTATGGAGACACATGTGAAAAGATATTTAAAATCAGCAAGACTCCAGTGGCTGATAAACTCCAGTCTGTGCCTGACATCAGCACCATTGACAACAAACTGGTCAAGATGGAGTCCAAACTGGAGGAGGTTCTCAACACTATCAAAGAGCAACGTCCCCGTCAGTAGAAGATAAACCTCAAAAACCAACCACCCATCAAGTGACTGAGCACCTGACAACAGCACTAAACAGTCCAAATATTACCTCCTGCCAACCTGCAAATGAAGATGGAAGCAACTGAACATCTTCAGTTCAGTGACATGACTGATAGATGAGATTCACTAGAACTGAAAATCTGAGACTCAGACTCTCAGACTCCTGAAGTTTCCTTTTAACCTTGT
It encodes:
- the LOC127140850 gene encoding LOW QUALITY PROTEIN: uncharacterized protein LOC127140850 (The sequence of the model RefSeq protein was modified relative to this genomic sequence to represent the inferred CDS: deleted 1 base in 1 codon); translation: MASPRWSTSMLLASLILLLYWTTSSARSHDSTSTDLSPPHRVRRALPFRTREEVAASMQTAKDVLNFINDRIGKKNIETLSSVLKGISNIASMAPVIGGLVSSIVNVVLAFVPQENPLKELREGFAEVNRKLDSLSLQISNLATDVEWFNYASVYSQDEVRILNAWKKFDEFRENSGLVNTAEDRLRLAEIFTNYYENTAVEASVANLYHYLTVSSTSLSGNLNNLLKKKFKCSIREIGKYNIYFSSLLWRGMVLNQLYWNLVGFNPSGKEAEQIQMFKNVSEAQISAVKFCRNNYTQYMEKDVEEISKAMNPDNKQAIAYQVKKALDEKYNWYNWVVLVYNTDQVGYHIFYNMKELPAGKITVAVGYTQKTEEERKVQVWNQLNSCYSEMWQSYSVNHPLSERMGCVYIKEQVPQCSREVAGVPVREFLKIIAQQL